Part of the Thunnus maccoyii chromosome 17, fThuMac1.1, whole genome shotgun sequence genome, CAATAGAGATTGTTCATCCCCTCACTGCTAAGATCTGATAATTCTGTGTTGAAAATGTCTGAAGTGGGACATCGCCCACGCACTTATTTCCCGAACAATGACCACTGCTGTCTAATCGCATTCAACAAGTGCGGGATGAATTAATCTCCCAGAACCGCTCTTGAACGCAGGCGGCTGCAGCGCGGATgctctttattgtcattataagCAAAGTATTTCCATTAGAAAGACGAACAAAGCATGGTAATTATGTTTGCGTTGCCCAGCAACTCCATTGCCTCCTCTTGACTATATAACAGAGGTGATGGTGGTGTTTGTTTAGTCAGCTCTGGTTTTGGGGTAGAGGTTACCAAAACCTGCTCCAAATTATAGAAAAATGACCCTTCTTCGATAGTTTTTTTGACCTATTTCAGAACGATGCTCAAAGCTCCGGGAAAACCCGACGGGCATGCAGGCACTAAAATCCTCCTGGATGCGATGTCCAACGATAAAGTCCACCTGGCAAGGTTCGTCCTGGACGCGCTGGATGGAGAAATCGTGGACTACAAGACAGAGAACGCACAGACCCCCCTCATCTCTTCTATCCTGCTTCCTGACGGCCAGACTCGATGTAAGTTTGTGGAGCTCCTGCTGCAGAGAGGAGCCAATGTCAACTGTCAAGACGGCGACGGACGCACGGCGCTGAGTTACGCATGTGAGAGAGGATACCTGGATGCTGTGAAGATCCTGGTCCGAAACAATGCGGACCCGGAGATTGTGGACGCCTGGGGGAATACTGCGCTAATGTACGGCGCAGTGGCAGGTCATTCCACGGTTGTCGAGTTTTTAGTGAGAGCTTTCAAGAGGCTGGGTCTTCAGATAGACCGGCAGAATAAAGTTGGTAACTCTGCTGTTGAAGTGGCAAAGTTTCTGGGCCACACAGAGTGTTTCTTTGCGCTCACTAACACCTTCAAGAAGTGCCGTGAGGCTGAAGGAGCCGCTCAGGGAAATGCGCAGCCGCGAGTTGGGAGTCTAGGATGTGGTGAAGTCAATGAGAAGTTTGAGGGGAAGGTTGGACATTTAGTGAACAAACTTGAACTCCTCCAAACATGTAACCATGTCGATAGTCCATTAATTCAAAATTACAGCTGGCAACAAAGGCCTCGGATAAAGCAGAGTCGGCTACCATCGATGGACTCTATAGATGAGTTTGATAGAGAGAATGACGGCTCTTCCTCGCCTCTACGGGAGGTGGTCTTCTCCGGAGTCCTCACCCCTAAACCTCCTCTGCGGAGTGACAATTCTCCCAACCCCAAGTACCCCAAAACCGGGGAGAGGTTGACGCCCTCTGATGACCACCTCCCCCCTCTTACCCAGAGCTGTGAGGCTcaaaagtctattttcttctcaCCCCGGCCCAAAAGAAACACTCCCAAACCCAGCGCGCCCTCCACCCTGGGTATCTTGTTGACTCCCATTCTTGCCAACAAAAGTGAGAATGAGTCGGGAACAGAAAAATCGAAAATGTTAGACTTTGGGGTGCGCAGATTTCACGACAGCTATTATCAGAAAAGAAGTAGTTTGCCAACCAGTATCCTCAGCCCCACACCCCCGGAACGCACACTGCGTAAATCCAGAACCGTGAGGAGGCGCGAAGCGTCTCCCTCCAAGCCTGACCCTCCTCAGTTTAACGCACCAACTGCCGCCACTTCAACCACGACTTTCTCAGTCTTGAGCAACAAACTCTTACGCCGATTTACCTCTCCGGAGTTTAAAAAGGACGTGAAAGATGTGGAGCAGGATCCGGTGTTGACTTCAGGGCAAATTCCGCGATCAGAAACCTTTCCGCAGTGCATAAAACATCCCCAGGTGGGCAGTAAACCCAGCATCGACAGCATCAGCTCCGTAAAGTGTGAGTTTGACTTTCAATTCAGAATGCCTAACTCTTAAAAAAGCCAGAGTGCGCCATGCGTAAAAAGTCCACCACTCTGGACCAGCGCGTTACTTTTAAACCTGGTTCCGTTGGAGAGGAAATATACTCATTACTTTTCTACATTCAACCCCCAAACGCGTCCTGTGATCTCACTGACCTCCAAATATGATCCTCACTGAGCTCCAAAACTCAACTGCTTTGCCCGTGAGGAGTGATCAGCATCCAGACAGCTCTGCAAAAGTTTCTGCCCTTTTACATCCAGTCTGGCGATCAATGGAGTGAACAGAGGGAGTAATAATGAACGTTACAACTATTACCTATGATTTAATAACAGAAACTTCAACGGCAATTCAAAGTACTTTGCGTAAACTATGTGTGTAAATGCCAGCACCTGCCAGTTGGAGTCAACCCTTCACTGCGCCTACTGAATGAAAGCCAATGTGTAATCTCTCCGTCTTTGTAGTTCCTCCTGTGTTCAGCAGTGTTTGATGCTCGTTTTGgagtgggaggggaggggaggggaggggggggttcaTTGGAGATGGAGGGGCGATGTGCAATAAATTATTTAACTCATAACATTTACCCATGTGGTGCCATGACCTTTCGTTTTATGTGTCTGTACCTTTCAGCCACAGCACTGTACATTTGTTAGGTGTTCAACCATCTTCATTCACTGATTTTAATGATTACTAACAGTGAATAAACTCTCAGTATGTGaaatgaatattgtttttttgtgttgtgtgtttgtgtatgaggcATTCAGTCTCATGAAAGGTTATTATTATGTATGTTGTTCATCTTGTTCATGTGTCATAACTTTTGAAACGATTCTCAGTATCTCGACAAAGGGAGAAAATATCTACTTTATCCAACATGACTAGTTCATAGATAGAGGGAAATCTTGCTCCATTTAATGATATAATTAGAAGAATATTTTCAGCCTCCGTATGAGATTATTTTTTGCAGCACTCATTCTCACACACTCAGCTGCAGCCTTGCAGAAGTGGAGTTTGGGAGAGGGAGGGCGGGGGTGTTGTCGGCGTTTCCCTCCAGACATACATCATTTCAGCCCAACCTACAGCTGCTACAACAGAGATGGAGACTACAGCATTGCGGGAATAACAGACTGCATGCCGAGTCCTTCCTTACAGGAGACAAATTCAGTTGacggacttttttttttttcctctgaagaAGGACTATTATTCCTGATGCTAATAATGTGCAGAGGGAGCTCAGTCCTGCAGCTCTCACTGGGTTAAAACCTGTCAACCTTGGAGAGGGAGGTCGGTTTTGGACAGCCAGAACTCCTCGGAGCCGGCTGCTTATGCAGCACAAACCGGATCTCACGTCCAACCTGGAAGAATTTTTTGCTGCATTCACGATGATCTGAGCGTGACTTCTGGGCGCTGAGTAGAGGtatccctcctctctctctctctcttccccctttctttctctcccgcCTCCTTTCTccgtctttctttctctcttttctttaacGTGGGTTCAGCACCGGCTGCCCAGACAGTAAGCCCCCCTTTTTCAGCGCTGGGGAAGCTAATAGAGATGGGACGACTCGGTTTCAGCACCACGGAGAGCGCCCGACTTCTGCTGCTCAGTGTTTTcggtaagagtgtgtgtgtgtacatttgtcGTGACTGTTCgccgcagtgtgtgtgtgtttgtgtacgtgtgcgtgcgcgtgcgcATGTGCACCTACTGCGTGTTTGGCCATTATTAAGTATTTATGTTCTTACTTTTCACCGAGATGGCATATTTCATCTGATATTACCTGTTCGCATTGATATGGAAGTCATTCAAACATGATCAGAGTGGCAGCTCGTCACTTCCAGTCGTTGTTTAGACTGCAGCCAACGGCGTGCTGTTACTCCCCTGATACTGCAGATTTCAGTCTCGAATGTTTTAACCTGGTTTTGACTTTGCTGTGAGCAAACAGACGTGATATGCCAATGATCTGAAATTGTGAGAGACATTCAGCTAAATCATAGTAGCCCCATTACGCCGCTATTTCTGCTGATTCTGCATGTttggagcatgtgtgtgtgaatatgaagcTGTTACTCCGTTGACAGAAGTGCCACACCTTTAACTTTTCAGTATTCTTGTATCGGCAGGTGTGCTGgcgctgtccgtggtgctggCTGAGCAGGAAGGAGAGAACCTGTCCGGTCTCTCCAACAACCCAGACAAAGCCATCTTCGCGGTCCGGGAGAACGGCACAACATGCCTGATGGTGGAGTTCGCCGTTAAATTCCTCGTGCCATATGACGTGCTCGCGCTCAACGGGATAGACGTAAGGAATCCCCCGTATTTTTTAATGCATATGGATTTATGTGGATGCTTAAAAAATTACCGCTTGGATGTCTCAAGCGTGTAAGGTTTCTTTCTGTTGAAGGCGTTCAAGTTTAAACGTTGTGCGTAAAACTGGTTGTATTGGAAATATAAGGttttgcatgtaaatgtatatttaaatgtatatttcgCCATTAATTTACATTGAAGCCATTTTGTCTTAATTATAAAAAGGAAATCTGTTACAGGTACATCAGAATTGTATTAGGAAACTGGGGTTGCAGCGTGTGGTCGTGCGTAAAATGCTGACGTGGTATTAGACACATAATCACGAAAGGGAGTTTTTGATATTAAACCTTTTACCGTCGATCAAAACCGACTTTCCTTACTAACTGTAAGAACAACTCATTTAAATaatcaggtgtgttttctgGACATTTGGTTACTCTATAAATCCGTGCGTAAAATTGGCAAGTTGACGCAGAAATCTCTCTGTAGCGACATTCTGGTGCTTAATCTGTCCCTCTCTGTAACTTATTCACGCGCGTGTTGAATCTCTTTTTTTGCAGTTGATCACCGAGCAGGCGTCGTTCACTCTGCCCCGTGGTGCAGAAATCGAGGGGAAATGTGGGAGCACGGAGTCAGAGATCCACATAACCTGGAAGAACAACGCCTACATCCTCCGTATCTACTTCTCCAAGGTAGGCAAGAAAGCGAAAAAAGGAAACTGTAATAatgcataattttttttttttttttttaaaagtctgaacCATTTTATGGGAACATCAAGACGCCAACAAAAAACGCTACACGTGACAAAAAGtctttcttttaacattttgttaagGAATTTGACATGCGGCAATACACTCTGTTTTTCTAATTTATATAAAATTCTGTTTATTTCCTTTAaattgtgttattaatgtctAGTGTGCTTATGTTCTTTGTACTGCAGTGACAATTCCTaaattcagtgaaatattttagTGAAATGAATTGCAAACTGGATATTTTTTGCTGTGTAGGCCAACCTGCCCTCTCCATACAGAGAAAAGCCCTGTTTGacgcgcgcatgtgtgtgtgtgcgcgcgcgcgcgtgtgtgtgtttctctgcgTGTTGCAGGAGTTCCGTGACAAGGGCATTGAGGTGTGGAAGATCAGCAGGGTCCAGTTCGTCTACGACACCTCGGAGACATCGCATTTCATCAACGCATACAACCGTGAGTCTCCCGCCAAGTCTCTTGACAGTAGCTACTCAGCACATTTCCATCCCGCAACTTGCTCTCATTCATCTCAACGTTTGTATTCAGCTGGAATTAGACGCTTGATTCCTGCAGGGATTTACGATTTTCGCCCACGTATATGGAAAATGAGAGTTTTCGTTAATGCCTGGCAAGTTACATTATGCTGTCTAGCTGACAAATACGCGTATTACTGTTACATAATCCGTTGTGTTGGTTCTCTTCCAAAAAAAACTTGCCACACCaaatcattttattgttaaCTTGCAATATTTTTTGAGAGATTGTATGTTGGGAGTATTTTTCCTGCCACTCCTGGCTGTGGATCATCAATTAAAATCATCATTGTTATGAAATTAACAAGAATCTTGTTTTCACATATGTAGGCCTTCATAGAGGCcaattacacatacacacacacacacacacacacacacacacacacacacacacacacacacacacaagcacctTAAACCTAGTTACTGTACAACATGAGGCCTCACTGCcacctccccctctctctctctctctctctctctctctccagctgggAAGCACACAGCCAGCACCCACCGCCTCTCGGCCCTGGTGACACCCGCCGGGCGTTCCTATGTGTGTTCAGCGCAGCAGACCCTCACCCTCATCTCAAGCGACCACCAGAAGGGTGTCACCGTCTCCATGTATGACATCCAGATCCAGCCCTTCGACATCACCTCTGACTTCATATTCAGCGAACGTAAGAACAACTAGAACACAACAGACACCTTTTACGGAGAAGCACTGACATTAAATACAGGTCCAGCTTTGCCACACGTTGTGAGTGTTTTCTAGTCTCTCGTTCTGAAAAAGcaagaatgatgatgatgatgagaaatCCTGGGGGTGAAGGTGTTAAAGctttacatctctctctctctcacacacacacacacacacacacacacacacacacacacacacacacacacacacctctctggGGGGTTTCTGCTGCAGTATGAGGAGTACATTGGGCTGCAGAAAGGGAGACAGGGTAACAGGAGGAAAAATAAGAGGGGGTAGGGGAAAGAGacgcagagagacagagagaaagagagagaaagagagagagggaaggggtggggggtCATTAGGACTTTATGAGTGCAGTCATATCCTTGCCCTCAATGCAGCTTTTATAGACATACTCAGTGTACCTGGCTGTCCTCTGAAGCCAATCACCTTGGAAGAATCATTTGCTCTGAGCTGCTGTAAACTAGGCTGTGCTATGCTTCACTGCCTTCCTCCTCGTGTGCATTACTGCTGTCCACAGGGAGAAAACAcctttaactttaaaatgacataaacacCCTGTGTGCAGCCAGGTCCGGTTTTTGTGTTCTCGTCCTTTTAAAGAGACTTAAAAACTTACAtgaaaaaggtgtgtgtgtgtgtgtgtgtgtacactaacacacacaaaataaggaaaaaaagacagaaacagagccATATGTCATTTAgtagataaaaacataaataacagtTGTTtctgtgcaaacacacagatgctAACTACCTccacttccacacacacacatatatacacaccacacacacacacacacacacacacacacacacacactatacataCAGCATAGATGCCTGATGAAGCCCATAAGAGGCCACatgtgtttcatactaaatcCTACAACCACTGAAAACAACTAAAGGCAGTAGGGTTGAGTGATATGGCTGTAATCAACTTACATACAAAACTATCACTTTGATGTTCAATGCAAATAACTGTTTCGCTGTACACATcgcatcagaaaaaaaatgtttaactcAGAAACgagttacattttaaattgtaatttaCTTGGAATCATTCATTTAAACTACGGCTGAAACAACGACTCAATTAACAGCTCAGTCAGTCAACGGAAAATGAATCACTGACCATTTtgaataattgtaaaaaatCATGGTTTCCAGCCTCTAAAAGTTTTGCTGTTCTTTAGTTTTTATATTAGTTAACTCAATTTGGGTTTTAGATTTGAAGACATCTCCTTTGGATTCAGTAAATTGACatctttcactattttctgaagaaaataatcagattaattAAGAATGCAAATAATTTAGACATAACTTTATAAAATCATAGCCTGATATGCTCATATATCATCACAATAAGAttccattaaaaaacattatagAAACGAGTATTGACTTATCACCCAGCCCTACAAAGATAGTCCACATGAATTCTGACTCATCTACACAGAATCTCCATCACGTTCGGTTCATCCAGCGTGCTGACTGTGTGCATATTTACACTTTCCGCAGCCTACAAGTGCATCATGGACCAGCGGGAGCGCCTGGAGGAGACCCTCCCCCTCGTCCTGGGCCTCATTTTGGCGCTCATCATCGTCATCACGCTCACCGTCTACCACTTCCACCTCAAGCTGACAGCCACTCAGCCCCAGCTCCCCAGAGACCGCTCCATGTACAAGAACATGTAGTCAgcgcggcggcggcggcggcggctccCTCGGCTCTCTCCAAAGCTAccctgattaaaaaaaaaaaaaaaaaagactaaaagaaGTCTCCTCGATGTCCCGGGCCTAACACCACAGAGGATCGAGCCATGCGCTGGACTGACTCCCGGAGTGAGAGATGTATGTGTAGCCTGTACTGTAGGCCCACTGGAACTTTTCAACAGCTAAAACACAAGGGggcatttaaatgttttgggCCTGGCATGGATGAAGTTGAAGGGTAAACCCACCAAAACCTGCTGTTTATGCTGAATTGAATCTTAATGTCACAAATTCATAGCCTACATTACAGTAACCggaattttaatgaaaataaatacttaaaataatGCCTTCGTCATTTGAAGTCACACACTTGAGGTTACTCATATTTCCTACAACATTACCGGGGCCTATTTTATCACTTCATCCATTTTCATCCAACTTCTCTTTGGAAGAAATTTCAGAAATTGCCCGAGCTTCTGCCGTCATTTGTCAACACTTTGTcgtcttctcctctttctctgtctgaaatTGCTgctaaaataatttcaaatacCTATTGTTGGTTCAgtatttgctatttttttttcttttgttcaatAAACCCTTTTAGTTGATTTCTGAATGCAGCCATAGTGACAGTGGACAGTCTTGTAAGTGTGTGCAGTGCAGTGGCATTCAGAGTTGCGATGTTATTTGCTTTGACTTCAACAAATCTTTTCTTCACAGTGATGTATGGAacatatcaaaaaaaaaaaacaaaaaaaaaaaaaaaggaaggaagaaatacaaaaattctGTACTGAATAGTGAAGAATGGATCAGAATGCCATATGAAAGTGTTTATGAAAGTACAAAGaggttttaaaattttaaaaaatgaatatgtgtataatattttcagaaacaaaGTCTATGCATAAACCTCTGCTGATGCAATCCTGTGCAGTATTCTTCTGTTCATTGAAATAAATTGCTGGAATCATCTCGACACCTCTTGTAAAGTTATTTTTACGATCATTcattacaaaaaatacaaattctcTTCTATACTTTGGtgaatatgaaaaaacaaacaatcaaacagcACTACAGTGTCCGAGTGAAATACAgcgactggaaaaaaaaagaggtgacTGATGCTCCTGCCGGTGGAGACGCTGCAGGGATGAAGTATTGATTTTGTCGTCTGACTCTGGGCTTTCAAACGGAAACGCAATATGAACAAGtctaattgaaaataaatagaGCATTTGTGTCAGCTACAGCTATTTGTTTCAGTCGTACATCATCCTCGGTCACAACATGTCAAAGTCAAAGTCCTTAATCAAGTTTTCACTCCGCCCGGCCCCTTCATTGTTGGAAAAAATCATAGTTTATGTACATATTTACCAAGAACAGATGCGTCagtttttgtaaaatgtaaaaatgggtgACATCATTAAGGGTTGTGAGCCATGGTGTGGAGGTGCTAACAGCCTCTCAGTCTCAATGTATAGAGGGCATGTCCATGGTCTATAACCAGACTTCCATCTCAATGTTTATCTGTAAAAATCCTGACTGGCTTTCAGCAACAGTCTTTATGAAAAGTCAACTCAAGTCTAGTCAGGAAGGagctgtggtggtggtgactCAGCACTGTACTGGATCCATTTCTGATCTCACTAAGTCGTCTTTGGGCTTCCTACTCAAGATTTTGATGtgataaattaataatattttggtTAATATTGTTGTTACGTAGCCTCAGTCTACTGTATCATATTGTATGCCAAATTAACTAAAACTGAGTTGATTGTGTTAAAAttctaaatgttttataaaaggGGcattttgaggggaaaaaatctttcaaatgaaCCTCTTTTTGGTAATCATCCCTCCCTACAGCTTCATGTTGTACTATTTATTTACAGTGGAGTGGTGCTAGTGTCTTCTTTAGAAACAGTAGCCTAGTTTAACACATTTGAACTTTTTGAATTAGCATAAGATCAGCTGATTGTCTTCCACATCTGTCCACCACAAAAATCTGTAATATCATGGTCAGAAAACAGTGGGGTGACAAAAGAAAGGCACATGAATGTAAATAGTTATTTTATACATGTGACAACTGAGCAAATCATCTAAAGTTACACAAACAAACCAGCTTTTTTCCCACCATTTTTCTTACAAGAAGGGGCGTTTTTATCAGATGCTAATCAAAATCAAGAAGACCCAGAAAGTAATGTATCAGTCCTCaacagaggtggaagaagtattcagatcctttgcTTAAGTAAGAGTACCAAATGtacaaatacaacaatgtaaaaatattacattacaagtaaaagtccgacttatgtacttttacttaagtattatgagcttgatgtagttaaagtattgcagaagtagtggtttggtccctctgactgatatattattatatatgacatcattaaattgttaatactgaagcatcagtgttagagcagcatgttattgctgtagctgctggaggtggagccagtttgaactactttatatacagttagcttgtttagtccactggttcccaacctaggggtcgagCCCCTCtgaagggtcaccagataaatctgaggggttgtgagatgattaatgggagaggaaagaataaaaaacaaagttttgatagcaaatctgttttcagttttttctctaatctttgatttttttgtgaaatattggatcattcgaacatttattgaaatgaaaccatgtgagaagtttagagggaaaaatcactgtttggtggagctgttaacaactcagacatctgaaatgtgaccccgactacatCAAAAGTCagaaaggttggaaaccaccaTGTTATATTATGCGTTGTGTTAAATCTTCaactgaaaagtaactaaagctgtcaaataaatgtagtggagtagaaagtacaatatttccctttgagatgtagtggagtggaagtataaagtagcatcaaatagaaatactcaagtaaagtacaagtacctcaaaattatacttaagtacagtacttgagtaaatggtCCTCaagcacacaacaacaaatccaCATGGCGGGGGTTGCTATGGCAACACACGAACGAGGTCAACAGACAAACAGCCGTATTCTGTGCGTCAAAGCCGGATGAACTTTTGACGACCTCAactaaaaatacaacaacacatTACCCAGAGAAGCCTCTAAGCCTCTAAACACTCAACCAAATACAAACAGAGGTTTGCAGGCTACTAAATTGTCTTCAATACACCTGAGAAATGACACTTTATACTCACATAGACCCAATCAATAAAACAACTCCATGACTGACAACACAAGCTGACCGAGTGACGGAGAGAGACGCCTTACTCAGCAATGCCAACAGCTATCGTTGCACAGTACAGTAAATAAACTAACAAACGGAGTGTCACTGCCAACTCTTaattaatgtgaaaaaaactcACCTGTTGGGCTGTAATGGAGCCGCTGCTGCACTGCAATTGTCCACATTTATGGCTGAAACGTGCGCAGGATACAAATatactttttctctctttgaaaGTAAATTCTTTGCCGTTTTTACGGTGAAAAAAACACCTACTTGGACAGGTTTGACCAGCAAATAGTCCTTGCACTGTATGGTGTTTGCATTTCATCGAGCAcgtcattttctgaacttaaaCTAGCTAATTAACGGCCTGTCAATCACACGTCAAAGTGTAGAAAAGTATTCCACgtttggacatttttctgcCTGTCACGAAACACTTTGAAACCGTTTAAAACTCAACGTTCAATCCATGAAATACATAGATGTAACCAACGTCATTAATGATGGCGGCTCTGCTGCGTTCAGGTGTCCCCAGTACGTAACCACGCATtttatttgacctttgacctgacACGTCAGAGTTGAGCCATGGCCTTAGGTGATGACAACACACcaacaaatagaaaaataaattcataaataaaaattctGTAAACATCCTTTCACAAGACATTTCTATATATATTTACTACTGTATATTCCTATCCTGATAGTTGAACTGGTGTTTCAAAGAATAAGAATTTACCACATTGTTGTA contains:
- the LOC121882031 gene encoding inversin-A-like — protein: MLKAPGKPDGHAGTKILLDAMSNDKVHLARFVLDALDGEIVDYKTENAQTPLISSILLPDGQTRCKFVELLLQRGANVNCQDGDGRTALSYACERGYLDAVKILVRNNADPEIVDAWGNTALMYGAVAGHSTVVEFLVRAFKRLGLQIDRQNKVGNSAVEVAKFLGHTECFFALTNTFKKCREAEGAAQGNAQPRVGSLGCGEVNEKFEGKVGHLVNKLELLQTCNHVDSPLIQNYSWQQRPRIKQSRLPSMDSIDEFDRENDGSSSPLREVVFSGVLTPKPPLRSDNSPNPKYPKTGERLTPSDDHLPPLTQSCEAQKSIFFSPRPKRNTPKPSAPSTLGILLTPILANKSENESGTEKSKMLDFGVRRFHDSYYQKRSSLPTSILSPTPPERTLRKSRTVRRREASPSKPDPPQFNAPTAATSTTTFSVLSNKLLRRFTSPEFKKDVKDVEQDPVLTSGQIPRSETFPQCIKHPQVGSKPSIDSISSVKCEFDFQFRMPNS
- the lamp5 gene encoding lysosome-associated membrane glycoprotein 5 yields the protein MGRLGFSTTESARLLLLSVFGVLALSVVLAEQEGENLSGLSNNPDKAIFAVRENGTTCLMVEFAVKFLVPYDVLALNGIDLITEQASFTLPRGAEIEGKCGSTESEIHITWKNNAYILRIYFSKEFRDKGIEVWKISRVQFVYDTSETSHFINAYNPGKHTASTHRLSALVTPAGRSYVCSAQQTLTLISSDHQKGVTVSMYDIQIQPFDITSDFIFSEPYKCIMDQRERLEETLPLVLGLILALIIVITLTVYHFHLKLTATQPQLPRDRSMYKNM